From the genome of Muricauda sp. SCSIO 64092, one region includes:
- a CDS encoding NAD(P)H-dependent glycerol-3-phosphate dehydrogenase: protein MPLNIGILGGGSWGTTVASLTARNANPTVWARNEETVHEINAHRTNSKYLPGALLNKNLKASVSIEETVKNADLLVMGIPSQNFREVLETAKPFVRPWIPIVSLAKGLEMGTKKRMTEVVAEILPGHPVGVLTGPNLAKEIHNGQAAAAVIAMVDEIIAKKLQGVFNSGLFRVYTNNDVIGCELGGALKNIMAIATGMGDGANAGDNTRAALITRGLSELTRLGTAMGGRRRTFAGLAGMGDLVATCSSAKSRNRHVGFQLGKGKKLKEIIEEMSEVAEGVKTAKVVMELAREYKVDMPISEEVYKVLYEGNTVADAFRGLLKLESGSEAEPG, encoded by the coding sequence ATGCCATTGAACATAGGAATATTGGGAGGAGGTTCGTGGGGAACCACCGTTGCCTCACTAACCGCAAGAAATGCAAATCCCACCGTTTGGGCCCGAAATGAGGAAACGGTGCATGAAATCAATGCCCATCGGACCAATTCAAAATACCTGCCGGGAGCACTTTTGAACAAAAACCTAAAAGCCTCGGTTTCCATAGAAGAAACCGTAAAAAATGCGGATTTACTGGTTATGGGAATTCCCTCGCAAAACTTTAGGGAAGTCCTGGAAACCGCAAAACCCTTTGTTCGCCCGTGGATTCCCATTGTGAGTTTGGCCAAGGGCCTTGAAATGGGCACAAAAAAAAGGATGACGGAAGTGGTGGCTGAAATACTGCCCGGACATCCCGTAGGAGTATTGACCGGTCCCAACTTGGCAAAGGAAATCCATAACGGTCAGGCAGCGGCAGCGGTAATTGCCATGGTGGATGAAATCATCGCCAAAAAATTGCAAGGGGTATTCAACTCGGGGCTCTTTCGTGTGTATACCAATAACGATGTGATCGGCTGTGAATTGGGGGGTGCCCTAAAAAACATTATGGCCATCGCTACGGGAATGGGCGACGGGGCTAATGCTGGCGATAACACCCGGGCGGCACTGATTACCAGGGGACTCTCCGAATTAACCCGTTTGGGCACCGCCATGGGCGGAAGAAGAAGAACCTTTGCCGGGTTGGCGGGCATGGGAGACCTTGTGGCCACCTGTAGCAGTGCCAAAAGTAGAAATCGCCATGTTGGTTTTCAATTGGGAAAAGGGAAAAAGCTCAAGGAGATTATCGAAGAAATGTCCGAGGTTGCCGAAGGGGTCAAAACGGCCAAAGTGGTCATGGAACTTGCCAGGGAATACAAAGTGGACATGCCCATCTCCGAAGAGGTCTACAAAGTATTGTATGAGGGGAATACCGTAGCGGATGCCTTTCGTGGCTTATTAAAATTGGAGAGTGGTTCTGAGGCGGAACCCGGGTAA
- a CDS encoding SH3 domain-containing protein: MTKQKHIFILLILFLTFKGYCQSKIGIIKDKDGFTNIRSDKSNKSEVIGKIFDKEHFTFFENDDSNWWIIETENGQIGYLHKSRVSFVKNGYVQNGKLTNKNVSLSAKDEHFKEVIIKFIQLKPTEEFYDFSCRGLIRTIKANKLIDEINYGNIDPVGSDFGLTFSKNQNRESLFIASKFGDYYGEILIIDENGKIQNFQGGQYFVTENGKYLVSDWSSDLSGLTIYDLEKKQLRFNNELDFYLGHWYFENGVYFSPIWNGEKEIDETYEIDFNRFSLKKSTMKIETGNKIEMTNQNCECK, encoded by the coding sequence ATGACCAAACAAAAACACATATTTATTCTATTAATCCTTTTTCTAACTTTTAAAGGATATTGCCAATCTAAAATAGGAATCATAAAAGACAAAGATGGATTCACAAACATTAGGTCTGACAAAAGCAATAAAAGTGAAGTAATTGGAAAAATTTTTGATAAAGAACATTTTACATTCTTTGAAAATGACGATTCAAATTGGTGGATAATAGAGACCGAAAATGGACAGATTGGTTATTTACATAAAAGTCGAGTGTCATTTGTCAAAAATGGATACGTGCAAAATGGTAAATTGACAAATAAAAATGTAAGCTTATCCGCAAAAGATGAGCATTTTAAAGAAGTAATCATCAAATTTATTCAGTTAAAACCTACTGAAGAGTTTTATGATTTTAGCTGTAGAGGTTTAATTCGAACGATTAAAGCAAACAAATTGATTGACGAAATAAACTATGGTAACATTGACCCTGTTGGAAGTGATTTTGGCTTAACCTTTTCCAAAAACCAGAACAGAGAAAGCCTATTTATCGCCTCGAAATTTGGCGATTATTATGGGGAAATACTAATCATTGATGAAAATGGAAAAATCCAAAATTTTCAAGGAGGTCAATATTTTGTGACCGAAAATGGAAAATATTTGGTATCCGATTGGTCTTCTGACTTAAGCGGTCTGACAATTTATGACTTAGAGAAAAAGCAACTTAGATTTAATAATGAACTGGATTTCTATCTCGGACACTGGTATTTCGAAAATGGCGTTTATTTTTCACCTATATGGAATGGAGAAAAAGAAATTGACGAGACATATGAAATTGACTTTAATCGCTTTAGTTTAAAAAAGAGCACCATGAAAATAGAAACAGGAAACAAAATCGAAATGACAAATCAAAATTGTGAATGTAAATAA